In Actinoplanes sp. NBC_00393, a single genomic region encodes these proteins:
- the clpS gene encoding ATP-dependent Clp protease adapter ClpS translates to MALPQVAPVETPEIEEVPAEDRPWVTIVWDDPVNLMSYVTWVFQKLFGFSKEKAEQLMMDVHTKGKAVVSSGARERMEMDANQLHGYGLWATVDRA, encoded by the coding sequence ATGGCGTTGCCTCAGGTTGCTCCCGTCGAGACGCCGGAGATCGAGGAAGTACCGGCCGAGGACCGGCCGTGGGTGACCATCGTCTGGGACGACCCGGTCAACCTCATGTCGTACGTGACGTGGGTCTTCCAGAAGCTCTTCGGCTTTAGCAAGGAGAAAGCGGAGCAGCTGATGATGGATGTGCACACCAAGGGCAAGGCGGTGGTGTCCAGCGGCGCCCGCGAGCGCATGGAGATGGACGCTAACCAACTGCACGGATACGGTCTCTGGGCAACGGTGGACCGGGCCTGA
- the ctaD gene encoding aa3-type cytochrome oxidase subunit I produces the protein MTTVAPSPIATRPYPVRRQVKGSAFARILRTTDAKQIGIMYMITAFVFFLLGGLMALLMRAELARPGMQLLSPEQFNQLFTMHGTIMLLFFATPIVFAFGNYIVPIQIGAPDVSFPRLNAFAYWLYLFGGLITIGGFLTPGGAADFGWFAYTPLSDSLHSPGVGGNMWVVGLALSGLGTILGSVNLITTILTLRAPGMTMFRMPIMTWNMLVTALLAILVFPFLAAALFALAADRILGAHVFDVETGGPMLWQHLFWFFGHPEVYIIALPFFGIITEVIPVFSRKPVFGYKGLVAATLLIAALSMSVWAHHMFATGQVLLPFFSFLSFLIAVPTGMKFFVWIGTMWRGQISFESPMLFALGFMVTFLFGGLSGVLLASPPIDFHVSDSYFVIAHFHYVLFGTIVFAVFAGIYFWFPKMFGRMLDERLAKIHFWLTFIGFHATFLVQHWLGTKGMPRRYADYLPSDGFTFLNTFSTVGSFVLGLSTLPFLYNIWKSYKVGQVTTLNDPWGHGNSLEWATTTPPPLRNFDRMPRIRSERPAFDEKFPELAAGAQSIAGPPEGGARPLTGESDGGATYQEDVASDRDK, from the coding sequence GTGACGACCGTTGCGCCGTCGCCGATCGCGACCCGACCATATCCGGTGCGGCGGCAGGTCAAGGGTTCGGCGTTTGCTCGGATCCTGCGCACGACGGACGCGAAGCAGATCGGGATCATGTACATGATCACGGCCTTCGTGTTCTTCCTGCTGGGCGGCCTGATGGCCCTCCTGATGCGTGCGGAGCTGGCACGGCCGGGCATGCAGCTGCTCTCACCGGAGCAGTTCAACCAGCTGTTCACCATGCACGGCACGATCATGCTGCTGTTCTTCGCGACACCGATCGTGTTCGCGTTCGGCAACTACATCGTGCCGATCCAGATCGGCGCGCCGGACGTGTCGTTCCCGCGGCTCAACGCATTCGCGTACTGGCTGTACCTGTTCGGCGGTCTGATCACCATCGGTGGCTTCCTGACCCCGGGTGGCGCAGCTGACTTCGGCTGGTTCGCCTACACGCCGCTGAGCGACTCGCTGCACTCGCCGGGCGTCGGCGGCAACATGTGGGTGGTCGGCCTGGCCCTCTCCGGTCTGGGCACGATCCTCGGCTCGGTCAACCTGATCACCACGATCCTGACCCTGCGGGCCCCCGGCATGACCATGTTCCGCATGCCGATCATGACCTGGAACATGCTGGTCACCGCGCTGCTCGCGATCCTGGTCTTCCCGTTCCTGGCGGCCGCGCTCTTCGCGCTGGCAGCCGACCGGATCCTCGGCGCGCACGTCTTCGACGTGGAGACCGGCGGGCCGATGCTGTGGCAGCACCTCTTCTGGTTCTTCGGGCACCCCGAGGTGTACATCATCGCGCTGCCGTTCTTCGGCATCATCACCGAAGTCATCCCGGTCTTCAGCCGCAAGCCCGTCTTCGGCTACAAGGGCCTGGTCGCCGCGACCCTGCTGATCGCCGCCCTGTCGATGAGCGTGTGGGCGCACCACATGTTCGCCACCGGCCAGGTGCTGCTGCCGTTCTTCAGCTTCCTGAGCTTCCTGATCGCGGTCCCGACCGGCATGAAGTTCTTCGTCTGGATCGGCACCATGTGGCGCGGCCAGATCAGCTTCGAGTCACCGATGCTATTCGCCCTCGGCTTCATGGTGACGTTCCTCTTCGGCGGTCTCTCCGGCGTGCTGCTGGCGTCCCCGCCGATTGACTTCCACGTCTCCGACTCGTACTTCGTGATCGCGCACTTCCACTACGTGCTCTTCGGCACGATCGTGTTCGCAGTGTTCGCCGGCATCTACTTCTGGTTCCCGAAGATGTTCGGCCGGATGCTCGACGAGCGGCTCGCCAAGATTCACTTCTGGCTGACGTTCATCGGCTTCCACGCCACGTTCCTGGTGCAGCACTGGCTGGGCACCAAGGGCATGCCCCGGCGGTACGCGGACTACCTGCCCAGTGACGGCTTCACGTTCCTGAACACGTTCTCCACGGTCGGCTCGTTCGTGCTCGGCCTGTCGACCCTGCCCTTCCTGTACAACATTTGGAAGTCGTACAAGGTCGGCCAGGTCACCACGCTCAACGACCCGTGGGGCCACGGCAACTCGCTGGAGTGGGCGACCACGACGCCGCCGCCGCTGCGCAACTTCGACCGGATGCCGCGGATCCGCTCCGAGCGGCCCGCGTTCGACGAGAAGTTCCCGGAGCTGGCGGCCGGCGCCCAGTCGATCGCCGGGCCTCCGGAAGGTGGCGCCCGCCCGCTGACCGGGGAGTCCGACGGCGGGGCGACCTACCAGGAAGATGTCGCGAGCGACCGCGACAAGTAA
- a CDS encoding RBBP9/YdeN family alpha/beta hydrolase, which translates to MIPSAPGTSSASGSAALNAGSFLLLHGWQNRRPPAHWQHWLAGELTVRGHAVAYPQFPDPDYPDLDAWLTELRAQLTAQPGPRRTLLCHSLGCLLWLNAVARSAVPLPVDRVLLVAPPSREVTLSHAEIAAFATPESLTAEHVRAAARYTGLFGTDNDPYCPDGPTAAYGDPLAIPTTVLPGAEHLNVDSGYGPWPSLLDWCLSHDDNHPITLRPAS; encoded by the coding sequence ATCATCCCGTCCGCGCCCGGCACCTCCTCTGCGTCCGGATCGGCCGCCCTCAACGCGGGCTCGTTCCTGCTGCTGCACGGCTGGCAGAACCGCCGGCCGCCGGCCCACTGGCAGCACTGGCTGGCGGGCGAGCTCACCGTCCGCGGCCACGCTGTGGCATACCCGCAGTTTCCCGACCCCGACTACCCGGACCTGGACGCGTGGCTCACCGAACTGCGAGCCCAGCTCACCGCACAGCCCGGCCCACGCCGAACCCTGCTCTGCCACAGCCTCGGCTGCCTGCTGTGGCTGAACGCAGTAGCCCGCTCCGCAGTCCCCCTCCCCGTGGACCGAGTGCTGCTGGTGGCCCCACCCTCCCGCGAGGTGACACTCAGCCACGCGGAGATCGCCGCCTTCGCCACACCGGAGTCCCTGACCGCTGAGCACGTCCGAGCCGCGGCCAGATACACCGGCCTGTTCGGCACCGACAACGACCCGTACTGCCCGGACGGCCCCACAGCCGCCTACGGCGACCCCCTGGCAATCCCCACCACCGTCCTCCCCGGCGCCGAACATCTGAACGTGGACTCCGGCTACGGCCCGTGGCCCTCCCTCCTCGACTGGTGCCTGAGCCACGACGACAACCACCCCATCACCCTCCGTCCAGCCAGCTGA
- a CDS encoding nicotinate phosphoribosyltransferase — protein MESITPALMTDHYELTMISAALRDGTADRRCVFEVFARRLPTGRRYGVVAGTGRLIELIRNFRFEAGEIDYLRSAGIVDETTARWLADFRFSGDIEGYLEGELFFPGSPILTVSGGFAECVVLETLILSVLNHDSAIAAAAARMVTAARGRPIIEMGSRRTHEHAAVAAARASYLAGFASTSNLAAGRAYGIPTTGTSAHAFTLLHDDEPTAFGSQVAALGKNTTLLVDTYDISQGIRNAIAIAGPDLRAVRIDSGDLSVLAQQSRELLDSLGASETKIIVSGDMDEYSIATLAAEPVDMYGAGTAVVTGSGAPTAGLVYKLVEVDGRPVVKRSENKATVGGRKVAVRRHKPTGTATEEIIFSQGVPDHHANDRMLQRTYVASGEVQPAPSLTESRDHLRQCLISIPWEGLKLSAGDPAIPVVIVPTA, from the coding sequence GTGGAGAGCATCACGCCGGCCCTGATGACGGACCACTACGAGCTGACCATGATCAGCGCCGCGCTGCGGGACGGCACAGCGGACCGCCGCTGCGTCTTCGAGGTGTTCGCCCGCCGCCTGCCGACCGGGCGGCGCTACGGCGTGGTCGCCGGCACCGGCCGGCTGATCGAGCTGATCAGGAACTTCCGGTTCGAGGCCGGCGAGATCGACTACCTGCGCTCGGCCGGGATCGTCGACGAGACGACCGCGCGCTGGCTGGCCGATTTCCGGTTCAGCGGCGACATCGAGGGCTACCTCGAGGGTGAGTTGTTCTTCCCCGGATCGCCGATCCTGACCGTTTCCGGCGGGTTCGCCGAGTGCGTGGTGCTGGAGACGCTGATCCTGTCGGTGCTCAACCACGACAGCGCGATCGCCGCCGCGGCCGCCCGGATGGTCACCGCCGCCCGCGGCCGGCCGATCATCGAGATGGGCTCGCGGCGCACCCACGAGCACGCCGCCGTGGCCGCGGCCCGCGCGTCGTACCTGGCCGGGTTCGCCTCGACCTCCAACCTCGCGGCGGGCCGGGCCTACGGCATCCCGACCACCGGCACCTCGGCGCACGCCTTCACGCTGCTGCACGACGACGAGCCGACCGCGTTCGGCTCGCAGGTGGCCGCGCTGGGCAAGAACACCACGCTGCTCGTCGACACGTACGACATCAGTCAGGGCATCCGCAACGCCATCGCGATCGCTGGGCCGGACCTGCGGGCCGTGCGGATCGACTCCGGCGACCTGTCCGTGCTGGCCCAGCAGTCCCGCGAGCTGCTCGACTCCCTGGGCGCCAGCGAAACCAAGATCATCGTCTCCGGCGACATGGACGAGTACTCGATCGCCACCCTCGCCGCCGAGCCGGTCGACATGTACGGCGCCGGCACCGCGGTGGTCACCGGCTCCGGCGCGCCCACCGCCGGGCTGGTCTACAAGCTGGTCGAGGTCGACGGGCGCCCGGTCGTCAAGCGCTCGGAGAACAAGGCCACCGTCGGCGGGCGCAAGGTGGCCGTACGCCGTCACAAGCCCACCGGCACCGCCACCGAGGAGATCATCTTCTCGCAGGGGGTGCCCGACCACCACGCCAACGACCGCATGCTGCAGCGGACGTACGTGGCCTCCGGCGAGGTGCAGCCGGCACCCAGCCTGACCGAGTCCCGCGACCACCTCCGGCAGTGCCTGATCTCCATCCCATGGGAAGGCCTCAAGCTCTCCGCCGGCGATCCCGCCATCCCCGTCGTCATCGTTCCCACCGCTTAA
- a CDS encoding MoaD family protein translates to MAIEVRVPTILRSYTGGAKVVEGAGDTLSGLIDDLDAKHGGLKGRLITPEGNLHRFVNIYVNDEDVRFLGALDAKLSDGDSITILPAVAGGALGFAAAAALLGV, encoded by the coding sequence ATGGCTATCGAAGTTCGCGTTCCCACCATCCTGCGCAGCTACACCGGCGGTGCGAAGGTTGTCGAGGGCGCGGGTGACACGCTCTCCGGCCTGATCGACGACCTGGACGCCAAGCACGGTGGCCTCAAGGGCCGGCTGATCACCCCCGAGGGCAACCTGCACCGGTTCGTGAACATCTACGTCAACGACGAGGACGTCCGTTTCCTGGGCGCGCTGGACGCGAAGCTCAGCGACGGCGACTCGATCACCATCCTCCCGGCCGTGGCCGGTGGCGCCCTGGGCTTCGCGGCCGCCGCCGCTCTCCTGGGCGTTTAG
- a CDS encoding MFS transporter: protein MLLTPYRETLALPKIRSLLVVATLARIPIAAATVVLTLHVVTDLGRGYGAAGLIGAAATIGGSVGAPVMGRLIDRRGLRPVLVLTTVAEVIYWLVAQSLPYWLLLPVAAIGGFLALPAFSVARQSIAALTPESHRLPAFALDSITTEMSFMAGPALGVLIATTAGPRVAMISLAVGILLAGLGLWLLNPPIRAAHEAPVTSSERVPRRSWLKPRFIAILAVTMAATLVLSGTDVAVVAVLRESDQVAWTGAVLSLWALFSLIGGFVYGTVRRGVPALALFAPMALLTVPVGLGGDHWWLLALLLIPAGALCAPTITASSDAISRMIPAAARGEAMGLHNSALTVGVALGGPLAGLAIDTQGPAWGFVAVGAVGILVALLVLPAELRRRRDTPEPPAADTTPSSTPGTISPQDAAPGGSPGSPPHPDPSPNPTDRSVTV, encoded by the coding sequence ATGTTGCTCACGCCTTACCGGGAAACACTCGCGCTGCCGAAGATCCGGTCGTTGCTGGTGGTCGCCACGCTCGCCCGCATCCCGATCGCGGCCGCGACGGTCGTGCTCACCCTGCACGTGGTGACCGACCTCGGCCGGGGTTACGGCGCGGCCGGTCTGATCGGTGCGGCCGCCACGATCGGCGGTTCGGTCGGCGCTCCGGTGATGGGCCGCCTGATCGACCGTCGCGGGCTGCGTCCGGTGCTCGTGCTGACCACCGTCGCCGAGGTGATCTACTGGCTGGTGGCCCAGAGCCTGCCGTACTGGCTGCTGCTCCCGGTGGCCGCGATCGGCGGCTTCCTGGCCCTGCCGGCCTTCTCGGTCGCCCGGCAGTCGATCGCCGCCCTGACCCCCGAGTCGCATCGGCTGCCCGCCTTCGCCCTCGACTCGATCACCACCGAGATGTCGTTCATGGCCGGCCCAGCGCTGGGCGTGCTCATCGCGACCACCGCCGGCCCTCGCGTCGCCATGATCTCGCTGGCCGTCGGCATCCTCTTGGCCGGCCTGGGCCTGTGGCTGCTGAACCCGCCGATCAGAGCCGCCCACGAGGCCCCGGTGACCAGCAGCGAGCGAGTCCCGCGACGCAGCTGGCTGAAGCCCCGGTTCATCGCGATCCTCGCCGTCACGATGGCCGCGACGCTAGTCCTCTCCGGCACCGACGTCGCCGTGGTCGCCGTCCTCCGCGAGTCAGACCAGGTCGCCTGGACCGGCGCGGTCCTGTCCCTTTGGGCGCTGTTCTCACTGATCGGCGGCTTCGTCTACGGCACGGTCCGGCGCGGCGTCCCCGCCTTGGCACTGTTCGCCCCGATGGCTCTGCTCACAGTCCCGGTCGGCCTCGGCGGCGACCATTGGTGGCTGCTCGCCCTCCTGCTGATCCCCGCAGGCGCCCTCTGCGCCCCCACGATCACCGCCAGCTCCGACGCCATCAGCCGCATGATCCCCGCCGCCGCCCGCGGCGAAGCCATGGGCCTGCACAACTCCGCCCTGACCGTCGGCGTCGCCCTGGGCGGCCCGCTCGCCGGCCTGGCCATCGACACGCAGGGCCCAGCCTGGGGCTTCGTAGCCGTGGGCGCGGTAGGCATCCTGGTAGCCCTACTGGTCCTCCCCGCCGAACTACGCCGCCGCCGCGACACCCCAGAGCCCCCAGCGGCCGACACAACCCCAAGCTCGACGCCCGGGACGATCTCACCCCAGGACGCCGCCCCCGGTGGGTCCCCTGGGTCCCCACCTCACCCCGACCCTTCCCCCAACCCCACGGACCGCTCCGTAACGGTCTGA
- a CDS encoding MBL fold metallo-hydrolase, whose translation MRLTVLGCAGSFPGPESACSAYLVEAEGYRLLIDFGSGSLSALQRYSDMRRVDAILLTHLHCDHMLDACTYVVVRRYDPAGPLPPVPVYAPLGAAERIAAAYSTEGEPVDDVYTFYGLQPGTFPIGPLTVTVDRVNHPVETYGVRIEHNGRVLAYSSDTAPCEALLRLAAGADLFLCEASYQDGVPNPPDLHLTGGEAGEAATKADVAKLLLTHLVPAWASEAAITEAAGAAYAGPVEVVRPGARYDL comes from the coding sequence ATGCGACTAACCGTTCTCGGTTGTGCCGGCAGTTTCCCCGGCCCCGAGTCGGCGTGTTCGGCCTACCTCGTGGAGGCCGAGGGTTACCGGCTCCTGATCGACTTCGGGTCGGGTTCGCTCTCCGCGCTCCAGCGTTATTCCGACATGCGCCGCGTCGACGCGATCCTCCTCACCCACCTGCACTGCGACCACATGCTGGACGCCTGCACCTACGTGGTGGTCCGCCGCTACGACCCGGCCGGCCCGCTGCCGCCGGTGCCGGTCTACGCCCCGCTGGGCGCCGCGGAGCGGATCGCTGCCGCCTACAGCACCGAGGGCGAGCCGGTGGACGACGTCTACACCTTCTACGGGCTCCAGCCGGGCACGTTCCCGATCGGTCCGCTGACGGTCACCGTGGACCGGGTCAACCACCCGGTGGAGACGTACGGCGTACGCATCGAACACAACGGCCGCGTGCTGGCGTATTCGTCGGACACCGCGCCCTGCGAGGCCCTCCTGCGCCTCGCCGCCGGAGCGGACCTCTTCCTCTGCGAGGCGAGCTACCAGGACGGCGTGCCCAACCCGCCCGACCTGCATCTGACCGGCGGCGAAGCCGGCGAGGCGGCCACCAAGGCGGACGTGGCCAAGTTGCTGTTGACCCATCTCGTGCCTGCTTGGGCCAGTGAGGCCGCGATCACGGAAGCGGCCGGCGCGGCATACGCGGGACCGGTGGAAGTCGTCCGACCCGGCGCCCGATACGATCTCTGA
- a CDS encoding PLP-dependent cysteine synthase family protein: MARFESLLDACGGTPLVGLPRLSPAVPEGAPPVRLWAKLEDRNPTGSIKDRAALFMVRAAEESGHLRPGDTILEPTSGNTGIALAMVAKLRGYRLVCVMPENVSTERTQLLRMYGAEIIFSPAAGGSNQAVATAKQIAAEHPDWKMLFQYGNPANARAHYETTGPELLHDLPTITHFVAGLGTTGTLMGTGRFLKEKVEGIQIVAAEPRYGELVYGLRNIDEGYVPELYDASVLDRRFSVGTRDAVLRTRQLVEVEGIFAGFSSGAILHAALAVAHEAVKAGKRADVAFVIADGGWKYLSTGAYGGTLNDAEEALDGQLWA, from the coding sequence ATGGCTCGTTTCGAGAGCCTGCTCGACGCGTGCGGGGGCACGCCGCTGGTCGGCCTGCCCCGCCTCTCCCCGGCGGTGCCCGAAGGGGCGCCGCCGGTGCGGCTGTGGGCCAAGCTCGAGGACCGGAATCCGACCGGCAGCATCAAGGACCGCGCCGCGCTGTTCATGGTGCGCGCGGCCGAGGAGTCCGGGCACCTCCGCCCGGGCGACACCATCCTGGAGCCGACCAGCGGCAACACCGGCATCGCGCTGGCCATGGTGGCGAAACTGCGCGGGTACCGGCTGGTCTGCGTGATGCCGGAGAACGTGTCGACCGAGCGCACCCAGCTGCTCCGGATGTACGGCGCGGAGATCATCTTCTCGCCGGCCGCGGGCGGTTCGAACCAGGCCGTGGCCACCGCCAAGCAGATCGCCGCCGAGCACCCCGACTGGAAGATGCTGTTCCAGTACGGCAATCCGGCGAACGCCCGTGCGCACTACGAGACCACCGGTCCCGAGCTGCTGCACGACCTGCCGACGATCACGCACTTCGTGGCCGGTCTGGGCACCACCGGCACCCTGATGGGCACCGGCCGGTTCCTCAAGGAGAAGGTCGAGGGCATCCAGATCGTCGCCGCCGAGCCGCGGTACGGCGAACTGGTCTACGGCCTGCGCAACATCGACGAGGGCTACGTCCCCGAGCTGTACGACGCCTCCGTGCTGGACCGCCGGTTCTCGGTGGGCACTCGCGACGCCGTGCTGCGGACCCGCCAGCTGGTCGAGGTGGAGGGCATCTTCGCCGGTTTCTCCAGCGGCGCCATCCTGCACGCGGCCCTCGCCGTCGCGCACGAGGCCGTCAAGGCCGGCAAGCGGGCCGACGTGGCGTTCGTGATCGCCGACGGCGGCTGGAAGTACCTGTCGACCGGCGCGTACGGCGGCACCCTCAACGACGCCGAAGAGGCGCTCGACGGCCAGCTCTGGGCGTGA
- a CDS encoding GNAT family N-acetyltransferase has protein sequence MTPEIRDLADGDWPSVWEIVREVVQARETFPYDPDMTSAEARSMWVEGASGRTVVAVFDGKIVGTAKMGPNRPGPGAHIATASFMVAAAARGRGVGTALCRDAVAWARSAGYAGVQFNAVVETNRAAVDLYRREGFDIIGTVPRSFSHPVHGRVGLHIMFLEF, from the coding sequence TTGACGCCTGAGATCCGGGATCTCGCCGACGGCGACTGGCCATCGGTGTGGGAGATCGTCCGGGAGGTGGTGCAGGCCCGGGAGACGTTTCCGTACGACCCTGACATGACGTCGGCTGAGGCTCGCTCCATGTGGGTTGAGGGGGCGTCTGGGCGTACCGTGGTCGCGGTCTTCGATGGAAAGATCGTCGGCACCGCGAAGATGGGGCCCAACCGGCCCGGGCCCGGCGCCCACATCGCCACCGCGAGCTTCATGGTCGCGGCCGCTGCACGCGGCCGCGGGGTGGGCACCGCGCTGTGCCGCGACGCTGTCGCCTGGGCAAGATCAGCGGGGTACGCCGGGGTGCAGTTCAACGCCGTCGTGGAGACGAACCGCGCGGCCGTCGACCTCTACCGGCGCGAAGGTTTCGACATCATCGGTACGGTGCCGCGATCGTTCTCGCACCCGGTGCACGGGCGGGTCGGCCTCCACATCATGTTTCTGGAATTCTAA
- a CDS encoding DUF2017 domain-containing protein: MFRRSGGQCVATFEHDEVRVLRKVAAEVVGLLTDGMDHTDPVVSRLFPDIYPDRPEDSQEFRLYTEGDLKTSKIDQAGAILAALPDEGEGEVRLDGEAAEAWLRAINDARLAMGTRLEIQADTDLADELDEAVLEDPGSSRVFQLSVYAYLGYLQESLLNALPEIK, encoded by the coding sequence ATGTTCCGACGCAGCGGCGGCCAGTGTGTGGCCACCTTCGAGCACGACGAGGTGCGTGTCCTGCGCAAGGTGGCCGCTGAGGTGGTCGGTTTGCTGACCGACGGCATGGACCACACCGACCCGGTGGTGTCCCGTCTGTTCCCGGACATCTATCCGGATCGGCCGGAGGATTCGCAGGAGTTCCGCCTCTACACCGAGGGCGATCTCAAGACCAGCAAGATCGACCAGGCCGGCGCGATCCTGGCGGCTCTGCCCGACGAGGGCGAGGGCGAGGTCCGGCTGGACGGCGAGGCCGCCGAGGCCTGGTTGCGGGCGATCAACGACGCCCGGCTGGCGATGGGTACGCGTCTGGAGATCCAGGCCGACACCGATCTGGCCGACGAGTTGGACGAGGCGGTGCTCGAGGATCCGGGATCGAGCCGGGTGTTCCAGCTCTCCGTCTACGCGTACCTGGGATATCTCCAGGAGTCGCTGTTGAACGCGCTGCCGGAGATCAAGTAG
- a CDS encoding isochorismatase family protein, with protein MSRALIIVDVQNDFCEGGSLPVAGGAAVAKGISLVLDKAGQRWDHVVATKDYHVDPGAHFSAHPDYVDSWPAHCVVGSAGADFHPELVTDRIEAIFHKGEHQAAYSGFEGHTETGETLAGWLRDKGVTEVEVVGIATDHCVRATALDAAAAGFATTVLLELTAGVAQATTEAALEQFRAASVSTTGKPVVDA; from the coding sequence GTGTCCCGCGCGCTGATCATCGTCGATGTACAGAACGACTTCTGCGAAGGTGGCTCCCTGCCGGTCGCCGGCGGCGCCGCGGTCGCCAAGGGCATCTCGCTGGTCCTCGACAAGGCCGGGCAGCGCTGGGACCACGTGGTCGCCACCAAGGACTACCACGTGGACCCGGGCGCGCACTTCAGCGCGCACCCCGACTACGTCGACTCGTGGCCGGCCCACTGCGTGGTCGGTTCGGCGGGCGCCGACTTCCACCCCGAGCTGGTCACCGACCGGATCGAGGCGATCTTCCACAAGGGCGAGCACCAGGCGGCGTACTCGGGCTTCGAAGGCCACACCGAGACCGGCGAAACCCTCGCCGGCTGGCTGCGGGACAAGGGAGTCACCGAGGTCGAGGTCGTGGGCATTGCCACCGACCATTGCGTACGCGCGACAGCACTCGACGCCGCCGCGGCCGGTTTCGCGACCACGGTCCTGCTGGAGCTCACCGCCGGGGTGGCCCAGGCGACCACGGAGGCCGCGCTGGAGCAGTTCCGCGCCGCCTCCGTCTCGACCACCGGGAAGCCCGTCGTTGACGCCTGA
- a CDS encoding GNAT family N-acetyltransferase — translation MSRLIDIWPIFGLVVRTPRLELRLPRDSDLAGLADVAAAGVHPPGEQPFLTPWTDGTPSDRARFVLAEHWRGLSSWTPAKWQLALGVFRDGEPLGVVALLARDFSVVRQVTTWSWLGIDHHGKGYGTEARIGLLTLAFDQLGAETARTDVFQDNHASQSVSRKLGYEPDGISVDARGSEALISDRLRLSRETWKAQPHPTVTLEGVSPCLPLFGL, via the coding sequence ATGTCGCGACTTATCGATATCTGGCCGATTTTCGGCCTGGTAGTCCGTACCCCACGGCTCGAGCTCCGCCTCCCCCGCGACTCGGACCTCGCCGGCCTGGCCGACGTGGCAGCCGCCGGCGTGCACCCACCCGGCGAGCAACCGTTCCTGACACCGTGGACCGACGGCACCCCCTCGGACCGCGCCCGCTTCGTCCTGGCCGAACACTGGCGCGGCCTCTCCAGTTGGACCCCCGCCAAGTGGCAGCTGGCCCTCGGCGTCTTCCGCGACGGCGAGCCGCTGGGCGTGGTCGCGCTGCTGGCCCGCGACTTCTCCGTGGTCCGGCAGGTCACGACGTGGTCCTGGCTGGGCATCGACCATCACGGCAAGGGCTACGGCACCGAGGCCCGCATCGGTCTGCTCACGCTGGCCTTCGACCAGCTGGGCGCGGAGACCGCCCGAACCGATGTCTTCCAGGACAATCACGCTTCGCAGAGCGTGTCCCGCAAGCTCGGCTACGAGCCTGACGGCATCTCCGTCGACGCCCGAGGCAGCGAGGCCCTCATCTCCGACCGCCTGCGCCTGAGCCGCGAGACCTGGAAAGCCCAGCCCCACCCAACGGTCACGCTCGAAGGGGTGTCCCCATGCCTGCCGCTGTTCGGCCTGTGA